A stretch of Agelaius phoeniceus isolate bAgePho1 chromosome 30, bAgePho1.hap1, whole genome shotgun sequence DNA encodes these proteins:
- the DBNL gene encoding drebrin-like protein isoform X1 has protein sequence MALNLAKNGRALQEAYGSVVAAGSRTDWALFTYEGNSNDLRVAGSGEGGLEEMVEELNSGKVMYGFCRVRDPNSGLPKYVLVNWTGEGVNDVRKGACANHVSTVANFLKGAHVTVNARAEEDVEPELIMEKVAKASGANYSFHKESSKFQDSGPQAPVGSVYQKTNAMSEIKRVNKDNFWAKAEKDEQERRQEERRRAEQERQRLEQERRQRELREAAGRERLCQARASEIEEHKRLQQQQEAESRDREQQQWKERAEEDEARSRGVRRSQSVEKAQEAATLIAQRAVNPRDIFKQRERAGPGDTGLPAQPGKLSSPFLQKELDPSPASPSRNAWGSPPASPGPAAGRDSGYNSGVPGSHGEENLYEEPPEPSAIYEEPPQEQADDAKYGYRVEYQEPPDLAGKGLCARALYDYQAADDTEISFDPENIITNIEMIDEGWWRGFGPDGHFGMFPANYVELIE, from the exons ATGGCGCTGAACCTGGCCAAGAACGGGCGGGCGCTGCAGGAGGCCTACGGGAGCGTGGTGGCCGCTGGCAGCCGAACCGACTG GGCTCTGTTCACCTATGAAGGCAACAGCAATGACCTGCGAGTGGCCGGCTCTGGAG AGGGGGGCCTGGAGGAGATGGTGGAGGAGCTCAACAGCGGGAAGGTGATGTACGGCTTCTGCCGCGTCCGGGATCCCAACTCGGGGCTGCCCAAATACGTCCTGGTCAACTGG ACAGGTGAAGGTGTCAATGACGTGAGGAAAGGAGCCTGCGCCAACCACGTCAGCACTGTGGCCAACTTCCTGAAG GGGGCTCACGTCACCGTCAACGCCCGGGCAGAGGAGGACGTGGAGCCCGAGCTCATCATGGAGAAGGTGGCCAAGGCCTCGGGGGCCAACTACAGCTTCCACAAGGAGAGCAGCAAGTTCCAGGACTCAGGGCCCCAGGCCCCCGTg ggctctgtgtaCCAGAAGACAAACGCCATGTCTGAGATCAAGAGGGTCAATAAGGACAATTTCTGGGCCAAAGCAGAG AAGGACGAGcaggagcggcggcaggaggaGCGGCGGCGCGCGGAGCAGGAGCGGCAGCgcctggagcaggagcggcggcagcgggagctgcgggaggcggcggggcgggagcggctcTGCCAGGCCCGGGCCAGCGAGATCGAGGAGCACAA gaggctccagcagcagcaggaggctgagagcagggacagggagcagcagcagtgg AAGGAGCGCGCCGAGGAGGATGAGGCGCGCAGCCGGGGCGTCAGGAGGAGCCAGTCGGTGGAGAAAGCCCAG gaggCGGCCACGCTGATCGCACAGAGAGCCGTGAACCCCCGAGACATCTTCAaacagagggagagagcggggccgggggacacggggctgccagcacagccag gCAAGCTGAGCAGCCCGTtcctgcagaaggagctggaccccagccctgcctcccccagcaggAATGCCTGGGGGTcccccccggcctccccaggccctgcagcag GACGAGACTCTGGGTACAACTCTGGTGTGCCGGGCTCCCACGGGGAGGAGAACCTGTACGAGGAGCCCCCCGAGCCCTCGGCCATCTACGAGGAGCCCCCCCAG GAGCAAGCCGACGATGCCAAGTACGGCTACAGAGTGGAGTACCAGGAGCCCCCGGACCTGGCGGGGAAGGGGCTCTGTGCCCGGGCACTCTATGACTACCAAGCTG CTGATGACACCGAGATCTCCTTTGACCCCGAGAACATCATCACCAACATCGAGATGATCGACGAGGGCTGGTGGCGCGGCTTCGGCCCCGACGGCCACTTTGGGATGTTCCCCGCCAACTACGTGGAGCTGATCGAGtag
- the DBNL gene encoding drebrin-like protein isoform X2: MALNLAKNGRALQEAYGSVVAAGSRTDWALFTYEGNSNDLRVAGSGEGGLEEMVEELNSGKVMYGFCRVRDPNSGLPKYVLVNWTGEGVNDVRKGACANHVSTVANFLKGAHVTVNARAEEDVEPELIMEKVAKASGANYSFHKESSKFQDSGPQAPVGSVYQKTNAMSEIKRVNKDNFWAKAEKDEQERRQEERRRAEQERQRLEQERRQRELREAAGRERLCQARASEIEEHKRLQQQQEAESRDREQQQWKERAEEDEARSRGVRRSQSVEKAQEAATLIAQRAVNPRDIFKQRERAGPGDTGLPAQPGRDSGYNSGVPGSHGEENLYEEPPEPSAIYEEPPQEQADDAKYGYRVEYQEPPDLAGKGLCARALYDYQAADDTEISFDPENIITNIEMIDEGWWRGFGPDGHFGMFPANYVELIE, encoded by the exons ATGGCGCTGAACCTGGCCAAGAACGGGCGGGCGCTGCAGGAGGCCTACGGGAGCGTGGTGGCCGCTGGCAGCCGAACCGACTG GGCTCTGTTCACCTATGAAGGCAACAGCAATGACCTGCGAGTGGCCGGCTCTGGAG AGGGGGGCCTGGAGGAGATGGTGGAGGAGCTCAACAGCGGGAAGGTGATGTACGGCTTCTGCCGCGTCCGGGATCCCAACTCGGGGCTGCCCAAATACGTCCTGGTCAACTGG ACAGGTGAAGGTGTCAATGACGTGAGGAAAGGAGCCTGCGCCAACCACGTCAGCACTGTGGCCAACTTCCTGAAG GGGGCTCACGTCACCGTCAACGCCCGGGCAGAGGAGGACGTGGAGCCCGAGCTCATCATGGAGAAGGTGGCCAAGGCCTCGGGGGCCAACTACAGCTTCCACAAGGAGAGCAGCAAGTTCCAGGACTCAGGGCCCCAGGCCCCCGTg ggctctgtgtaCCAGAAGACAAACGCCATGTCTGAGATCAAGAGGGTCAATAAGGACAATTTCTGGGCCAAAGCAGAG AAGGACGAGcaggagcggcggcaggaggaGCGGCGGCGCGCGGAGCAGGAGCGGCAGCgcctggagcaggagcggcggcagcgggagctgcgggaggcggcggggcgggagcggctcTGCCAGGCCCGGGCCAGCGAGATCGAGGAGCACAA gaggctccagcagcagcaggaggctgagagcagggacagggagcagcagcagtgg AAGGAGCGCGCCGAGGAGGATGAGGCGCGCAGCCGGGGCGTCAGGAGGAGCCAGTCGGTGGAGAAAGCCCAG gaggCGGCCACGCTGATCGCACAGAGAGCCGTGAACCCCCGAGACATCTTCAaacagagggagagagcggggccgggggacacggggctgccagcacagccag GACGAGACTCTGGGTACAACTCTGGTGTGCCGGGCTCCCACGGGGAGGAGAACCTGTACGAGGAGCCCCCCGAGCCCTCGGCCATCTACGAGGAGCCCCCCCAG GAGCAAGCCGACGATGCCAAGTACGGCTACAGAGTGGAGTACCAGGAGCCCCCGGACCTGGCGGGGAAGGGGCTCTGTGCCCGGGCACTCTATGACTACCAAGCTG CTGATGACACCGAGATCTCCTTTGACCCCGAGAACATCATCACCAACATCGAGATGATCGACGAGGGCTGGTGGCGCGGCTTCGGCCCCGACGGCCACTTTGGGATGTTCCCCGCCAACTACGTGGAGCTGATCGAGtag